From Kamptonema formosum PCC 6407, a single genomic window includes:
- a CDS encoding sugar ABC transporter ATP-binding protein, with product MVTLSESPIQTKPILEMQGITKTFNGFNALQDVNLTIYPGEVHALMGENGAGKSTLMKILAGAYIADRGEIRIDGQAIRMTNPGQARELGIAIIYQELNLAPNLTVAENIFMGSELTKGGALIDQSAMRIKASQVLENLDASFDAGDLVSTLSIAEQQQVEIARALKDRSRILVMDEPTAALSDRETEKLFEVVHRLRKEGIAIIYISHRMEEIYALADRVSVIRDGGYIGSLEKSEISAERLVEMMVGRPLQDLYEHKRQTNPGSVVLEVTNLSDERKKVKSASFKLHAGEIVGLAGLVGAGRTELARLIFGADPKMSGEIKLEGRPLNISEPSNAIKSGIAYVPEDIKEQHPLNISSPDDAIEAGIAYVPEDRKNLGLFLEMSSGENITLNVLDREAKAGIINSKSLAQVVTDAIQNLGIRLASPSIRAMDLSGGNQQKLLLARWLAINPKVLLLDEPTRGVDIGAKSEIYRIISDLATNGVAILMISSELPEIVGMSDRVLIMRAGSLVGEVGGSTGEKITQENIMAYATGARGVQKL from the coding sequence ATGGTAACTCTCTCTGAATCACCTATACAGACTAAACCAATTCTAGAAATGCAAGGCATTACAAAAACCTTTAACGGGTTTAATGCTTTGCAGGATGTAAATCTAACAATTTATCCAGGGGAAGTTCACGCCCTCATGGGTGAAAATGGTGCGGGCAAAAGTACGCTGATGAAAATTTTAGCGGGAGCCTATATAGCCGATCGGGGAGAAATCAGAATTGATGGTCAAGCTATTAGGATGACTAACCCCGGTCAAGCTAGAGAGTTGGGAATAGCGATTATTTATCAAGAGCTTAATCTCGCCCCCAACCTAACAGTTGCCGAAAACATTTTTATGGGGAGCGAACTCACAAAAGGGGGCGCTCTAATCGACCAAAGCGCAATGCGGATTAAGGCATCTCAGGTACTAGAAAATCTTGATGCCAGTTTTGATGCTGGAGACTTGGTTTCGACACTTTCAATTGCCGAACAGCAGCAAGTTGAGATCGCCAGAGCACTCAAAGATCGAAGCCGCATTCTAGTGATGGATGAGCCAACAGCAGCGCTCTCAGACCGCGAGACAGAAAAGCTTTTTGAAGTTGTTCATCGGTTGCGGAAAGAGGGGATTGCCATTATTTATATTAGCCATCGCATGGAAGAAATTTATGCCCTTGCCGATCGCGTTAGTGTAATCCGAGATGGTGGCTATATTGGCTCTCTGGAAAAAAGCGAAATTTCCGCAGAACGCCTAGTGGAAATGATGGTTGGTCGTCCGTTACAGGATTTATACGAACATAAACGTCAAACAAATCCTGGCTCAGTTGTTCTGGAAGTAACCAATTTAAGTGATGAGCGGAAAAAGGTAAAGTCTGCAAGTTTTAAACTCCATGCTGGCGAAATTGTGGGTTTAGCTGGCTTAGTTGGTGCTGGTAGAACTGAGCTTGCTCGTCTGATTTTTGGTGCCGATCCAAAAATGAGCGGTGAAATTAAATTGGAGGGTCGTCCTCTCAATATCTCCGAGCCAAGTAATGCCATTAAATCAGGAATTGCTTATGTGCCAGAAGATATTAAAGAGCAACATCCATTGAACATTTCTAGCCCCGATGATGCCATTGAAGCGGGAATTGCCTATGTACCGGAAGACCGCAAAAATTTAGGTCTATTTCTAGAAATGAGTTCGGGTGAAAATATCACTTTGAATGTACTCGATCGAGAAGCAAAAGCTGGGATTATCAACTCAAAATCTCTGGCTCAAGTTGTGACTGATGCCATTCAAAACTTAGGGATTCGTCTTGCTAGTCCCAGCATTAGAGCAATGGATTTATCTGGAGGAAATCAGCAAAAATTATTGTTAGCACGTTGGTTGGCAATTAACCCCAAGGTACTTTTACTAGATGAACCAACGCGAGGCGTAGATATTGGGGCCAAAAGCGAAATTTATCGCATTATTAGCGATTTGGCAACAAATGGTGTCGCCATTTTGATGATTTCGAGTGAGTTGCCGGAAATCGTGGGAATGAGCGATCGCGTCTTAATAATGCGGGCCGGAAGCTTAGTTGGTGAAGTGGGCGGTTCAACTGGGGAAAAGATTACACAAGAGAACATTATGGCTTATGCCACTGGAGCAAGAGGGGTACAAAAACTATGA
- a CDS encoding ABC transporter permease subunit, whose amino-acid sequence MSQTQAKSSINSGRDRSKASKVQAWRNFIQVAGILPILIVICIVFSLVTPNFLSLGNLINVIRQASINIVLATGMTFVILTGGIDLSVGSILGVTAVVGVLVSLLPGLGWFAVPAALLAGIGLGLLNGSLIAYLGLPPFIVTLGSYTALRGVAYLVANGTTVINRNLNFAWVGNNYLGPIPWLVIIAFLAVLASWFVLRRTVLGRHIYAVGGNSRAARLTGIKVNRVLLFVYGVSGLLSGLGGIMSASRLYSATGMLGQGYELDAIAAVILGGTSFTGGIGTIWGTLLGALIIALLNNGLTLMNVSFFWQLVVKGLVIIIAVTIDKLRTRSSFA is encoded by the coding sequence ATGAGTCAAACACAAGCGAAAAGCAGCATAAATTCAGGTCGCGATCGCTCCAAAGCGAGTAAAGTTCAAGCTTGGAGAAATTTTATCCAGGTTGCCGGTATCCTACCGATTTTGATTGTAATCTGTATAGTTTTTTCACTGGTTACACCCAACTTTCTTTCACTAGGAAATCTGATTAATGTCATTCGGCAAGCATCGATCAATATCGTGCTCGCTACGGGGATGACGTTTGTGATTTTGACTGGAGGAATTGACCTTTCTGTGGGTTCAATTTTAGGAGTAACAGCAGTTGTTGGGGTGCTGGTATCCTTACTTCCAGGTCTGGGTTGGTTCGCCGTACCTGCTGCACTATTAGCGGGAATTGGTTTGGGATTACTTAATGGTTCGTTAATTGCCTATTTGGGTTTACCTCCATTCATCGTCACGCTGGGTTCTTATACTGCTTTGCGAGGAGTTGCCTATCTGGTAGCTAATGGCACTACAGTTATTAATCGTAATCTCAATTTTGCCTGGGTAGGTAACAATTATCTGGGGCCGATTCCTTGGTTAGTGATCATCGCTTTTCTGGCAGTATTAGCAAGTTGGTTTGTCTTAAGGCGGACTGTTCTTGGCAGACATATTTACGCTGTAGGGGGTAATTCACGGGCCGCGAGACTAACAGGAATTAAGGTAAATCGGGTACTGTTATTTGTCTATGGCGTGAGTGGTTTACTGTCTGGTTTAGGCGGAATTATGAGTGCATCGCGTCTCTATAGTGCGACGGGGATGTTAGGACAAGGCTACGAACTAGATGCGATCGCGGCCGTAATCTTGGGAGGAACGAGTTTCACGGGTGGGATTGGTACTATCTGGGGTACTTTATTGGGAGCTTTAATTATTGCGCTACTCAATAATGGATTAACTTTGATGAATGTATCGTTTTTCTGGCAGTTGGTTGTTAAAGGTTTGGTGATTATTATCGCCGTAACTATTGACAAACTTCGCACTCGTTCTAGCTTTGCATAA